One genomic window of Arachis hypogaea cultivar Tifrunner chromosome 8, arahy.Tifrunner.gnm2.J5K5, whole genome shotgun sequence includes the following:
- the LOC112707862 gene encoding probable boron transporter 7, with protein MGAAFQGISTDFKGRIKYYKHDWVSAFSSGARILAPTFYIFFASALPVIAFGEQLSRDTEGRLSAVEALTSTALCGIIHSIFGGQPLLILGVAEPTVIMYSYLYKFSISLPAIGKELFLPWAGWVCVWSALFLILLAIFNACSVITRFTRVAGELFGMLITVLFFQEAVKGVVEEFREPKSEHGEKAEFYWQYINGLFAVIFAFGVLLTSMQTRKARSWLYGTGWMRSLLADYGIPLMVVLWTAVSYAKPRGVPKDVPRRLDSPLPWEPQSLYHWTIVKDMGKVPIPYIFAGIIPAVMIAGLYFFDHNVASQMAQQHEYNLQKPSSYHCDMLLLGIMTLICGLLGVPPSNGVLPQSPMHTKSLAVLKRQMLRKKMVKSARECIRMNKTNSEIYGEMHDVLRRMDAEPTARELQNLREAVMNPDNKDGTSKGFDPEKHIDEHLPVRVKEQRVSNLLQSVLIGLSVLAISVIKRIPTSVLWGYFAYMAIDSLPGNQFWERILLLFVTKSRRTRILEGSHASYVETVPYKTIVTFTALQILYFGICFGLTWVPVGGILFPLPFFLLIVIRERLLPKMFNPDHLKELDSSEYEEVEGAPQLEPDTEDSGEEDEFCDAELLDEMTTHRGELKHRNVSFDRGQRTSVDHV; from the exons ATGGGAGCTGCATTTCAGGGTATATCTACAGAtttcaaaggaagaataaaatATTACAAACATGATTGGGTTTCTGCATTTTCTTCTGGTGCTAG AATATTGGCACCAACATTCTACATATTCTTTGCGTCCGCTCTTCCTGTCATTGCTTTCGGAGAACAACTAAGCAGAGACACAG AGGGACGGTTGAGCGCAGTAGAAGCATTGACATCCACAGCACTATGTGGAATTATTCATTCAATATTTGGAGGACAACCTTTATTGATTTTAGGAGTTGCCGAACCAACTGTTATAATGTATAGTTATCTTTACAAATTTAGCATAAGCCTTCCTGCAATTGGCAAAGAGCTCTTTTTGCCTTGGGCTGGATG GGTTTGTGTATGGAGTGCACTTTTCTTGATTCTACTTGCAATTTTTAATGCTTGTTCAGTTATCACAAGGTTTACAAGAGTTGCAGGCGAATTATTTGGCATGCTAATTACAGTTCTCTTTTTTCAGGAGGCTGTAAAG GGAGTAGTGGAGGAATTCCGCGAGCCAAAATCTGAACATGGAGAAAAAGCTGAATTCTATTGGCAATACATTAACGGATTGTTTGCAGTCATTTTCGCTTTTGGAGTGCTTCTCACTTCCATGCAGACCAGGAAAGCAAGATCATGGCTATATGGAACag GGTGGATGAGAAGCCTTCTTGCTGATTATGGGATTCCATTGATGGTAGTGTTATGGACAGCAGTATCTTATGCTAAGCCAAGAGGTGTTCCTAAAGATGTTCCTAGAAGGTTGGATTCTCCACTTCCATGGGAACCTCAATCTCTCTATCATTGGACTATAGTAAAG gacatgggGAAGGTGCCGATTCCTTATATATTCGCGGGGATTATTCCGGCAGTGATGATCGCGGGATTATACTTTTTCGATCATAACGTAGCTTCCCAAATGGCTCAACAACATGAGTACAATCTTCAAAAGCCATCTTCCTACCACTGTGATATGCTTTTGCTTGGAATAATG ACTCTGATCTGCGGTCTCCTGGGCGTTCCTCCCTCAAACGGAGTCCTTCCCCAGTCTCCAATGCATACAAAAAGTTTGGCAGTTCTTAAGAGACAG ATGCTCCGAAAGAAAATGGTGAAAAGTGCCCGGGAATGCATTAGGATGAACAAGACCAATTCTGAAATATACGGAGAGATGCATGATGTTCTCAGACGAATGGATGCTGAGCCTACT GCTAGAGAGTTGCAGAATTTGAGAGAAGCTGTAATGAACCCTGACAACAAGGATGGAACTTCTAAAGGTTTTGATCCTGAGAAACACATAGATGAGCACCTACCAGTGAGGGTTAAAGAGCAAAGAGTGTCCAACTTATTGCAGTCCGTTCTGATCGGCCTATCCGTTTTAGCAATCTCTGTTATCAAAAGGATACCTACCTCCGTTTTATGGGGATATTTCGCTTACATGGCAATCGATAGTTTACCCGGCAATCAATTCTGGGAAAGGATACTACTTCTCTTTGTCACTAAGAGCCGCCGTACCAG AATTTTGGAAGGTTCTCATGCCTCATATGTGGAGACAGTACCATATAAAACGATAGTTACTTTTACAGCCTTGCAAATATTATACTTTGGAATCTGTTTTGGGTTGACATGGGTGCCAGTAGGTGGAATCTTGTTTCCACTACCATTCTTCCTTCTCATTGTTATTAGGGAACGCTTGCTTCCCAAAATGTTCAACCCGGATCATCTCAAAGAACTTGATTCCTCTGAATATGAGGAGGTTGAGGGTGCTCCGCAACTG GAACCTGACACCGAGGACAGCGGAGAAGAAGATGAGTTCTGTGATGCAGAGCTATTGGATGAGATGACAACACACAGGGGAGAGTTGAAACATAGAAACGTGAGCTTCGATAGAGGCCAACGCACCTCCGTTGATCATGTTTGA
- the LOC112707864 gene encoding potassium channel AKT1 — MRRRGKKVFARLCGGTRGGDDEEDEEDTFPDSQRRNHIAEFDYEGSQYSLAGLPLPSLGSTSHRLKLRPYIVSPFNYHYRLWQTFLVFLVFYNAWVCPFEFAFLNQKMVAIFVADNVVNGFFAVDIVLTFFVAYLDKTTYLLVDDKSLIALRYAKSWLALDVISTIPSEVAHRFLPAALKKYAYFNMLRLWRLRRVSALFARLEKDRHYNYFWVRCSKLICVTLFAAHFAACIFHFITLNRETGQTWLSLLPEVDDHGVISLYIASIYWSISTLTTVGYGDLHPTNTRETLFDTFYMLFNLGLTAYLIGNMTNLVVHGTSRTRKYRDTIQAVTSFAKRNKLPVLMQEQMIAHLHMKYRTDIEGLQQQEIIELLPKAIRSSISHYLFYEILEDIYLFNGVSHDLLFQLVSEMKPEYFPPKEDVILQNEAPTDFYVLVTGAVEVILKGQNRTEQVVGEIKAGELVGEVGVLCYRPQMFTVRTKRLCQLLRLSRTTFINLAHSNVGDGTIMMNNFLKHLHESQAPGMDIIFRETEAMLARGKLDLPISTCFAVNRNDDILLQRLLKKGMDPNEGDPDGRTPLHIAASKGNEKCISVLLEYDADPNIRDKEGNLPLFEALISGNDSIVKLLLEHGAVLEPADAGHLACIAVEKNSMELLKRICQYGWDVTQPTHNGTTALHTAVCEGNLQMTKFLVEKGANIDLQDATGWTPRTLADQQDHDEIKCMFQKIGESTGPIPAAIPPSNRKHLPNLGRYQSEPTMRSIPQTNIGQFRSPRNPEDMFFDNTKRRRNNNFNNSIFGMMSAANHNQREREASKKFNNNRWNKDDFVGRVTISCPEKGEHAGKLVMLPNTIQELLDIGAKTFDFTAVKILTKEGAEVDDINLIRDGDHLIIAHT; from the exons atgagaaggcGTGGAAAGAAGGTATTTGCAAGATTGTGTGGTGGTACCCGTGGTGGTGACGACGAGGAGGACGAAGAAGACACCTTTCCTGACAGCCAAAGGAGGAATCACATTGCGGAGTTTGATTATGAAGGAAGCCAATACAGCCTCGCCGGCCTCCCTCTTCCGTCGCTCGGCTCCACTTCCCACAGACTCAAGCTCCGTCCTTACATTGTTTCTCCCTTCAACTACCATTACAG ACTTTGGCAGACATTtctggtgttcttggtgttctacAATGCATGGGTTTGTCCATTTGAATTTGCATTCCTTAACCAAAAAATGGTCGCAATCTTCGTAGCTGACAATGTTGTCAATGGATTCTTTGCTGTTGACATTGTTCTCACCTTCTTTGTTGCATACCTAGACAAGACTACCTATTTGCTAGTTGATGATAAAAGCCTAATTGCTTTGAGATATGCCAAATCATGGTTGGCTTTAGATGTCATCTCCACTATCCCCTCTGAAGTTGCTCATAGGTTTTTGCCCGCTGCCCTGAAAAAATATGCTTACTTCAACATGCTTCGCCTTTGGCGTCTTCGCCGAGTCAGTGCCTTGTTTGCAAG ATTAGAGAAGGACAGGCATTATAATTACTTCTGGGTTCGCTGCTCAAAACTGATCTGT GTTACATTATTCGCAGCTCATTTTGCTGCTTGTATTTTCCATTTTATCACTCTGAATCGTGAAACCGGACAAACATGGCTTTCGCTTCTTCCGGAAGTCGATGATCATGGTGTCATATCTCTCTATATAGCATCAATTTACTGGTCCATATCAACTCTTACAACGGTTGGTTATGGAGATCTACATCCTACGAACACAAGGGAGACTCTTTTTGATACTTTCTATATGCTCTTCAATCTTGGGCTAACTGCATATCTCATAGGTAACATGACAAATTTGGTCGTTCATGGGACAAGCAGAACTAGGAAATAT AGAGACACAATTCAAGCTGTGACAAGTTTTGCCAAACGGAATAAATTGCCTGTTCTCATGCAAGAACAGATGATTGCACATTTGCATATGAAGTACAGAACTGATATAGAAGGGCTGCAGCAGCAAGAGATTATCGAATTACTCCCGAAAGCTATTCGTTCTAGCATCTCTCATTACCTATTCTATGAAATTTTGGAGGATATCTACTTGTTTAATGGGGTGTCACATGATCTGCTATTTCAACTG GTCTCAGAGATGAAGCCcgagtattttcctccaaaagaAGATGTGATTTTGCAGAATGAAGCACCAACAGACTTCTATGTATTGGTCACTGGTGCTGTG GAAGTTATTCTCAAAGGACAGAATAGAACTGAACAG GTAGTTGGTGAGATAAAGGCAGGAGAATTAGTTGGAGAAGTCGGAGTTTTATGTTACAGGCCCCAGATGTTTACAGTTCGGACCAAACGATTGTGCCAACTTCTGCGCTTGAGCCGGACTACATTTATAAATCTTGCTCACTCCAATGTTGGAGATGGGACAATTATGATGAACAATTTTCTCAAG CATTTGCATGAATCCCAGGCACCAGGGATGGATATAATTTTCCGAGAGACAGAGGCCATGCTGGCACGTGGTAAATTGGATTTGCCTATCAGCACATGCTTTGCAGTAAACCGAAATGATGATATATTGTTGCAACGGCTGCTGAAGAAGGGTATGGATCCAAATGAAGGCGACCCAGATGGAAGGACACCGCTG CATATTGCAGCTTCTAAAGGCAATGAGAAGTGTATATCTGTGCTTCTGGAATATGATGCTGATCCCAACATCAGAG ATAAGGAAGGAAATCTTCCACTGTTTGAAGCACTTATAAGTGGTAACGACTCCATTGTGAAACTCCTTCTGGAGCATGGTGCAGTATTAGAACCTGCCGATGCAGGCCACCTGGCATGCATTGCTGTTGAGAAAAATAGCATGGAACTGCTCAAAAGAATTTGTCAATATGGTTGGGATGTGACACAACCCACACACAATGGAACCACTGCTCTTCACACTGCAGTGTGTGAAGGAAACCTCCAAATGACAAAGTTCCTTGTCGAAAAAGGAGCCAACATTGATCTGCAAGACGCTACCGGCTGGACTCCGAGGACCTTGGCGGATCAACAAGACCATGATGAAATCAAATGTATGTTTCAGAAGATTGGAGAGAGCACAGGTCCAATTCCTGCTGCTATTCCACCATCAAATCGCAAGCACTTGCCTAACCTTGGAAGGTACCAAAGTGAACCAACTATGCGTAGTATTCCCCAAACAAACATTGGACAGTTCCGCTCGCCACGCAATCCAGAAGATATGTTCTTTGACAAtactaaaagaagaagaaacaacaaTTTTAACAATTCCATTTTTGGGATGATGTCGGCAGCTAACCATA ATCAAAGAGAGCGTGAGGCATccaaaaaatttaacaataataGGTGGAACAaggatgactttgttggcagaGTGACAATAAGTTGTCCTGAAAAGGGTGAACATGCTGGAAAGCTTGTTATGCTGCCAAATACCATTCAGGAACTGCTAGATATTGGAGCTAAAACGTTTGACTTTACTGCTGTCAAAATTTTGACCAAAGAAGGAGCTGAAGTGGATGATATAAATCTTATAAGAGATGGTGATCATCTTATTATTGCACATACATGA
- the LOC112707863 gene encoding probable boron transporter 7 has product MGKLGTPFKGIIQDVKGRAECYKQDWVLSFCSGLRLLAPTFYIFFASALPVIAFGEQLSRDTDGSLSTVEALASTAICGIIHSIIGGQPLLIVGVAEPTVIMYSYLYNFSKKTPELGAKLFLPWAGWVNVWSALFLIVLGIFNACTVITRFTRVAGELFGMLITVLFFQQAIKGLVEEFGTPKNENQLAEEFQFQWRYINGLLGIIFSFGVLVTSLKTRKARTWLYGTGWLRSFIADYGVPLMVVLWTALSYVVPGKVPEGVPRRLVSPLPWESASLYHWTVVKDMGQVPFLYIVAAIIPAFMIAGLYFFDHSVSSQMAQQEEFNLQKPSAYHYDMFLLGIMTLICGLLGLPPSNGVIPQSPMHTKSLAVLRKQLIRKEVVKSAKECIKLKKTKSEIYGKMQAVFEEMDTDPTAKELENLKEAVMNPDAKDGTKKNFDLEEHIDDYLPVRVNEQRMTNLMQSLLIGLSVLAISIIKRIPTSVLWGYFAYMAIDSLPGNQFWERILLLFIAPRRRSRILEGSHASFVETVPFKTIAAFTGFQLAYFAVCYGMTWIPIGGILFPLPFFLLILVREHLLPRLFKPRDLQELDASEYEEILGAPRGSLSMSLQDKEPGDSDESVEDYCDAEILDEMTTSRGELKLRAVSFNDGNSNNDGNRSFNVRNRSFNVRNRRSFNARYRHSFNDRYLHSFNGNAV; this is encoded by the exons ATGGGGAAGTTGGGAACCCCATTTAAGGGAATAATTCAAGATGTAAAAGGAAGAGCTGAATGCTACAAGCAAGATTGGGTTTTGTCATTCTGCTCTGGTCTAAG ATTATTGGCTCCAACATTCTACATATTCTTTGCTTCTGCTCTCCCTGTCATTGCTTTTGGAGAACAACTAAGTAGAGATACAG ATGGAAGCTTGAGCACTGTAGAAGCATTGGCATCTACTGCAATTTGTGGAATTATTCACTCTATAATTGGTGGCCAGCCTTTGTTGATTGTAGGAGTTGCTGAACCAACTGTTATAATGTACAGTTATCTCtacaatttcagcaagaaaacacCTGAACTTGGTGCAAAACTCTTTCTGCCTTGGGCTGGATG GGTTAATGTATGGAGTGCACTCTTCTTGATTGTGCTTGGGATTTTTAATGCTTGCACTGTGATAACGAGGTTTACAAGGGTTGCGGGGGAGTTGTTCGGCATGCTAATTACTGTTCTTTTCTTTCAACAGGCTATTAAG GGATTGGTTGAGGAGTTCGGCACGCCGAAGAATGAAAACCAGTTGGCAGAAGAGTTTCAATTCCAATGGAGGTACATTAATGGATTGCTTGGAATCATTTTCTCTTTTGGAGTACTTGTCACTTCCCTTAAAACCAGAAAAGCAAGAACATGGCTATATGGAACAG GGTGGCTACGAAGTTTTATTGCAGATTATGGGGTTCCATTGATGGTAGTGTTATGGACTGCACTGTCTTATGTTGTGCCAGGCAAAGTTCCCGAAGGTGTTCCTCGAAGGTTGGTTTCTCCGCTTCCTTGGGAATCTGCATCTCTGTATCACTGGACAGTAGTGAAG GATATGGGGCAGGTTCCCTTTCTTTACATAGTTGCGGCAATTATTCCGGCTTTCATGATAGCAGGACTATACTTTTTCGATCATAGTGTATCTTCCCAGATGGCTCAACAGGAGGAATTCAATCTTCAAAAGCCATCTGCCTACCACTATGATATGTTTCTGCTTGGAATAATG ACTTTGATTTGCGGTCTCCTTGGCCTTCCTCCATCAAATGGAGTCATTCCGCAATCTCCCATGCATACAAAGAGTTTGGCAGTTCTTAGAAAGCAG TTGATCCGAAAGGAAGTGGTAAAAAGTGCCAAGGAATGCATTAAGCTGAAAAAGACAAAGTCTGAAATATATGGCAAGATGCAAGCTGTCTTTGAAGAGATGGATACAGATCCTACT GCCAAAGAGTTGGAGAATTTGAAGGAAGCTGTAATGAACCCTGATGCCAAGGATGgtacaaagaaaaattttgatcTTGAGGAACACATAGATGACTATCTACCAGTCCGGGTTAATGAGCAAAGAATGACCAACTTAATGCAGTCCCTTCTGATTGGCCTCTCAGTTTTGGCCATCTCTATTATCAAAAGGATACCTACCTCGGTTTTATGGGGATATTTCGCTTACATGGCAATCGATAGTCTACCAGGGAATCAGTTTTGGGAAAGGATATTGCTTCTCTTCATCGCTCCAAGACGACGTTCTAG AATTTTGGAAGGTTCTCATGCCTCATTTGTGGAGACAGTACCATTCAAGACCATAGCCGCTTTTACTGGCTTCCAGTTAGCATATTTCGCAGTCTGTTATGGAATGACATGGATACCTATAGGTGGAATTTTGTTTCCATTACCATTCTTCCTTCTCATCCTTGTAAGGGAGCACCTGCTTCCAAGACTCTTCAAACCTCGAGATCTTCAAGAACTAGACGCTTCCGAATATGAGGAGATTCTTGGTGCTCCACGCGGTTCCCTTAGTATGTCACTGCAG gaTAAGGAACCGGGGGATAGCGATGAGAGTGTAGAAGATTATTGTGATGCTGAGATATTGGATGAGATGACAACCAGTAGGGGAGAGTTGAAACTCAGAGCTGTGAGCTTCAATGATGGGAACTCCAACAATGATGGAAACCGCAGTTTCAATGTTAGAAATCGCAGCTTCAATGTTAGAAATCGCCGCAGCTTCAATGCTAGATACCGCCACAGTTTCAATGATAGATACCTCCATAGCTTCAATGGAAATGCTGTTTGA
- the LOC112705433 gene encoding F-box/kelch-repeat protein At3g23880-like — MRQDESDECDLPEDLIWEILLWLPGRLLLLLRTVCRAWNSFISSHEFVMHHHQRSTQPRLVYCSLESEGLDVMQCSVSSLLYNQLQPTRIEPLHIKYKSIQGSCNGLLCLCEGLPYKTLTLFNPCTRWVSLIVPFEYPNGDDRHPVFCGLGYDALRNKYKFVTCSKTSITVGGLGSRAIVCTLDANPSWKTVDHPIFPYFTWCHSGTFVSGTLNWIAHDPSKNRKDDDPFRLLLEYFILTFELETESFGRLRLPRNNFFGRLRLPRNNHTLPGFFEDVPSLHVLKNFLSICFHPAYDNTAAYTIWIMKEYGVEESWTIVLRIPFNGRIITPGNWLEPLYMSEDYILLAYGEFYRTKLLVYNFRRREVVHPMIDISSDSLSIYPLSKFSYGKFFHVYHESLVSCFS; from the coding sequence ATGAGGCAGGATGAATCTGATGAATGCGATCTTCCGGAAGACCTGATTTGGGAAATCTTGCTGTGGCTTCCAGGGAGGCTCCTCCTGCTCCTGAGGACCGTCTGCCGTGCATGGAATTCCTTCATCTCCAGCCATGAATTCGTCATGCACCACCATCAACGCTCAACTCAACCTCGATTAGTGTATTGTAGTTTGGAATCTGAGGGGCTTGACGTCATGCAGTGCTCTGTATCATCTCTTCTTTATAATCAGCTTCAACCAACTAGAATCGAGCCACTTCATATTAAATACAAAAGCATTCAGGGATCTTGCAACGGGTTGCTTTGCTTGTGTGAAGGTCTTCCCTATAAAACTCTAACGTTGTTCAATCCTTGTACCCGTTGGGTATCCCTAATCGTTCCATTCGAGTACCCCAACGGCGATGATCGACACCCTGTATTTTGTGGCTTAGGGTATGATGCCCTACGTAACAAGTATAAATTTGTTACGTGTTCTAAGACATCTATTACTGTCGGTGGATTGGGAAGTAGAGCTATAGTTTGCACCTTGGATGCAAATCCTTCTTGGAAAACGGTTGATCATCCAATATTTCCATATTTTACATGGTGTCATAGCGGAACATTCGTGAGCGGCACTCTCAATTGGATAGCGCATGATCCTAGTAAGAATCGGAAGGATGATGATCCATTTAGACTACTATTGGAGTATTTCATTCTTACCTTTGAGTTGGAAACGGAGTCCTTTGGTCGATTACGCCTACCTAGAAACAACTTCTTTGGTCGATTACGCCTACCTAGAAACAATCACACTCTCCCAGGCTTCTTTGAGGACGTCCCTTCTTTGCATGTTCTCAAGAACTTTCTTTCTATATGTTTTCATCCTGCCTATGATAACACAGCTGCTTACACTATTTGGATAATGAAGGAGTATGGAGTTGAAGAATCTTGGACTATAGTGTTAAGAATCCCATTCAATGGTAGAATAATCACGCCGGGTAACTGGCTAGAACCCTTGTACATGTCAGAAGATTATATTCTTTTGGCATACGGAGAATTTTATCGGACTAAATTGCTTGTGTATAATTTTCGTAGAAGAGAAGTAGTTCATCCTATGATTGATATCTCAAGTGACAGCTTGTCGATTTATCCTTTGTCTAAGTTTTCTTATGGAAAGTTTTTTCATGTTTACCATGAAAGTTTGGTTTCATGTTTCTCCTAA